The following proteins are co-located in the Acanthochromis polyacanthus isolate Apoly-LR-REF ecotype Palm Island chromosome 7, KAUST_Apoly_ChrSc, whole genome shotgun sequence genome:
- the fam81b gene encoding protein FAM81B, translating into MRRMSQESNLQLSQSHTRPDVLEGHLSSQGRTLAVLLEQAFRIKEEVAAGLQSSRGSVQAEAASRKLLENHILTITRIVKQLSMDIQTLERQIAQRDSVTSGTTTAVQNLEQKNIAGIGDLRGRVARCDASIVKLSADRSSGEQQVIQLQKEVSELRAAVGVQLKELGVKFDCDLRRQEASLTKRCESQRSSIADLYRQVKLLEDRMSDELKEAKEQTEILRKWTEQQLNSSVQTHAQDSQQLRSLLEGKMLEIESRLDGHVLALEIHVEQFEKQQSQTDHSQYDQLKHSEAKLSKRMTSVENSIHQELQLLKQEYHRGGWLLSSVSKHAHAT; encoded by the exons atgAGAAGGATGTCACAGGAGTCAAATTTACAGCTCTCTCAGAGTCACACCAG GCCTGATGTCTTGGAAGGTCATTTGAGCAGTCAGGGTAGGACGCTGGCTGTGCTGCTGGAGCAGGCGTTCAGGATCAAAGAGGAGGTGGCAGCAGGTCTGCAGTCCAGCCGTGGCTCTGTCCAGGCCGAGGCAGCTTCCCGCAAGCTTCTGGAGAATCACATACTCACCATCACACGTATTGTGAAGCAGCTCAGCATGGATATTCAG ACACTGGAGAGACAAATCGCCCAGCGGGACTCTGTTACCTCTGGAACCACAACAGCTGTTCAAAACCTGGAGCAGAAAAACATAGCTGGCATTGGAGACCTGAGAGGAAGAGTAGCCAG GTGTGATGCCAGCATTGTCAAGCTGAGCGCTGACAGGAGCTCTGGAGAGCAGCAGGTGATTCAGCTGCAGAAGGAGGTTTCAGAGCTCAGGGCAGCTGTGGGTGTACAGCTCAAAGAGCTGGGAGTCAAG TTTGATTGTGACCTTAGGAGACAGGAGGCTTCATTGACGAAGCGCTGCGAGAGCCAAAGGAGCTCCATAGCTGATCTGTATAGACAAGTGAAGCTACTAGAAGACAG GATGTCAGATGAGCTCAAGGAAGCCAAGGAGCAAACAGAAATACTGAGGAAGTGGACAGAACAACAGCTCAACAGCTCTGTCCAGACGCACGCACAGGACAGCCAGCAGCTCCGCTCACTATTAGAGGGCAAAATG TTAGAGATAGAGTCTAGATTAGATGGTCATGTGCTTGCTCTGGAGATACACGTGGAGCAGTTTGAGAAGCAGCAGAGTCAGACCGACCACAGCCAGTATGACCAGCTGAAACACTCTGAAGCCAAACTCAGTAAAAGAATGACCTCAGTGGAGAACAGCATTCAtcaggagctgcagctgctcaaacAGGAGTACCACAGAGGTGGGTGGTTGCTGTCATCggtgagcaaacatgcacatgctaCATGA